The following proteins are encoded in a genomic region of Camelus ferus isolate YT-003-E chromosome 8, BCGSAC_Cfer_1.0, whole genome shotgun sequence:
- the RPS12 gene encoding 40S ribosomal protein S12, with amino-acid sequence MAEEGIAAGGVMDVNTALQEVLKTALIHDGLARGIREAAKALDKRQAHLCVLASNCDEPMYVKLVEALCAEHQINLIKVDDNKKLGEWVGLCKIDREGKPRKVVGCSCVVVKDYGKESQAKDVIEEYFKCKK; translated from the exons ATGGCCGAGGAAGG CATTGCTGCTGGAGGTGTAATGGACGTCAATACTGCTCTACAAGAGGTGCTGAAGACCGCCCTCATCCATGATGGCCTAGCACGTGGAATTCGCGAAGCTGCCAAAGCCTTAGACAA gCGCCAAGCCCATCTTTGTGTGCTTGCATCCAACTGTGATGAGCCTATGTATGTCAAGTTGGTGGAAGCTCTTTGTGCTGAGCACCAAATCAACCTGATCAAG GTTGATGACAACAAGAAGCTAGGGGAATGGGTAGGTCTCTGTAAAATTGACAGAGAGGGAAAACCCCGTAAAGTGGTTGGTTGCAGCTGTGTGGTTGTTAAG gaCTATGGCAAAGAGTCTCAGGCCAAGGATGTCATCGAGGAATACTTCAAATGCaagaaatga